In Quercus robur chromosome 11, dhQueRobu3.1, whole genome shotgun sequence, the sequence GAAATCCTCAACAGGAAATAAAGGCAGAGAACGAAGTCATACCAGAGTTTTTCCTCTTTGGCAAGACACACAGGATGATTTGAACCTGGGTCATGCTAGCTTCTTTAACCTGTTTAAACATTTCTTCAACTCTCTTAACAGGTTCAGTAATAAATTCTGAATTTTCTTCGATCAGCCTATATGGTTGATCAATATGCTGCATTGATTAAAGAGATCATTAAATAAGAGGAAGGTTGATAAATATAAGTAGTCAAAAACAATCGCGTGGTGTAGACTACAATGCCCATATCTCTTCCGCAGTTGATAAGCTcctgtgaaaaaagaaaagtttcacAGGGTGTCGAGAAATTGACAACAACCCATCTTTCAATTCGAGTAGGTTCATAAAGCTTCTGCACAGCCAGGGGAAAAAGAGTATCATCACCAAGTATTAAATTAGGTaagcaaattcaaaattatGTAGAGAACAAAAGATAAAATAGTCTCTTTCTCTTACAGAATgcaatttaataattttcaatttcaaattccaTGGACTTTAAGCAATACCTTGCTATTGAAATTCCATCGCCCATTACAAGGATTGCAGTCTTCGTTGTTACCAACCTTCAACTGTGAATCACAAAGACAGTCCATCAGAGAGGATACTGATAGTTAAGTGAAGAAAAGACAGTCCTTGAcactgcctctctctctctctctctctctctctctctctctctctcacacacacacacacacacaaacaacaacaacaacaacaacaacaacaacaaattgaTACCTTTGGAGTCTCAAGGATGCGGGCCTCAACCTGAGTCAATTGTTTCTCTATAGAAATATGAAACTCAGCAAGCACAGGGTCATCTTTTTGGTTTCCCACAGCCTGCCAGATAAGCAAAAATATGCATTGTATCATCCAACACAAACAAAATAGGCTTTCAGGTCTTAAAGAAAACTTACATCAATCAGAGTTCGTACTCTTGCCTGAGGATTCAGCCTTGACTTTTTAGCTAACGATGCCCTCTGCATCAAAGATAATGCTTTTGTGTAGCGTTGATCGGGAATAAGCGTACAGAGctaaaacaaccaaaacaaaacgaCAAAAGATCTTAGAGAGGCAAAAAACTAACATAAAGATTATACCAGTAGTGTGTGTGtcatgtaaaatatttacaCACCTCCAGAGGCAAATATTTGGGCCGTTCTGGCTTGCCGACATCAACACATGGCATGTATGCAGAATATTGAAGTTGTATCTTATAGTGTTGAAGGAAATAATCATAGACACTGATAGCCACAGAATGACCTTTATTTGCACCGTCACCATTTTTCACTCTCATATCAAATCTTGGAGAACAGCAAAACCAGAGTTAGAAATTCAGATTAAAAGATAAAAGGACATTAGGATGGGGAAATTTATTCGGTACAAAGCACATACAACTGGTCCTTGCATCGAGAATCACTCAGGccaattattttatattctatGCTCCGGTGCGCAGTCTTAATCATGAAATTTTTCAGCATTCTCTTAGCCTGTACATGAACAAAAGATTGAAATTTTGGATTAAACACAAAAGCTGGAATCTTTTGCACAATGTTTAGTTAATAtaaaatgggttgtgttaacgGGCACCGTATAGAAAACAAATTCTGACTCAACTTATACAGGCTGCTTGCAGAGAAATTTAGAAAACAATTGAAGTTTGGGTGAAGGGCTCACCTTGGCTAGATCGAGTCCAAGTGAAACCTAAAGAACTGCATCTGCACTTGAAATGAACACAGCCCCTTGTCGAAATCTCATTGTGGAAGCTGGTTTCTTGAACTCCAGATCCCCCAGCCACCTATCCACCAGTGAGTTCACACCATCACACCCAATCAACACCTTTTATCCGCAACAATATTTACCCCAGCAAGGCCTTAGCAATTGGAATGAAAACCCCCTAGATAGTTGTCATCTACCTATCAGTCATTATtccattcaaaagttatttattttattggtaaatTATATTTAACTCGTATAAATCCAtctaacaataataaaaaataaaaaaaataaaaaaagctgacTTTTAAAATTAGTGTGGACTGCACACTACCACTGTGTTTGGTGGGGGTAATTTTAGGAGGGATGGAAAATGCTGAGGAAAACAGTGTTTTTCACTGCTTGGAAAACTGAAGAAAAAAGCAAGGAAGGAAAATCCAGGAGATTATTTTCTCTGCCAGGCCACAAATTTCTTCCTCCATTTGGGAGGAAAATTGTGGGGGAGAAAAGTGGACTTATGGCATTTTTACACAAATGCCCTCTGGAAtcaagttaaaaagaaaaaaaaaaaagaaacagagagagaggcTGGAGAATGAGAACTGCGCCTGCTAGTGCTGGAAGCCTGGAACGTTCTTGAACGAGGGAGACAAAGcaaataaaagaagggggatagagataaaaaaataaaaataaaaaaaaaataaaaaaaaaaaagctggaAAGAACAACAAAGAATTACAAAGAAATTTGAGAATGTCTAAAGAGGTAGGTAAAAATATTGGATTCTTTATTATCTACTTCCTTGgttggtcaaaaaaaaaaaaaaaaaaaccagagagAGCGAactggagaaaaaaagagaggggtgctgGAGActtgaatgagggagaaaaagaaaaatgagggGGTGGGGATAGAGATAcaacgtgtgtggaggagatagcgttaaaaaaataataataaatatataaacaaaaacaaaaacgtaCGGAttaaatgagaaagagagaagagagaaataatataaagaataaaaaaccctatttaaaaagtgttactacaatattttcataataaattttaagtaatagattgttattaattaatattagtgagtaaaaaaataattttgatagtgggttcaaattagaactagtaacaacttttcacataaattttatagtgaaaatattgcgaaaaatgttgtggatgtaacacCTCTccttgaaaaatataattgttgataaattttatattatttaatgagtacaaataaatttatttcttacctattatataacaagggtataatagttaatttatataaattatattttctatcctctcacttttcatttcaaccaaacaaaagagttttccaccctcccacttttccatcctttcaACCAAACGCACATgaaagaaaactaaatattttctatcctcccacttttccatcattCCACTAATTTTCCATCATTCCACTAATTTTTCATCCTCCTAATTTTCCACTCTTCCATTCAAACGGACCCTACGGTCTGTTTAGAATCTGcttatttgattaaaatttaaaactttttactgaaagtaccgtaaataaagataaaagttagctgaaatagtacaatggaacccatgaatagtactaaaagtGCAAtggggcctataaatagtagcTAAAACAAGccaaatagtaaaataagctagcaACTTTCATCAATGTTAAACGCACAAAGTGACGACATAGGTGTGGAATTATTCATGTCTTTAATTATAGCAAACTATCAAGCACTTCAAAGAATCATCTATCAACATTGTCAAATGGCACCCTTGATTCTTACTTAAGGGCAACAAGAGGTTCAGTTAAACTTACTTTAGTTAAACTTACTTCCTAAACACAAGGGGAAAGATGCCACCATACTATTCTATTGTTGGATCAAGATTATTGCCATCAATACTGGTATTTCTTATCTTACTGCTGGAACTCATGCCAACCATACTTTCCTAGAAGCTACCAGTACTATTTCCTTCATAGACAAAGATATAAAGATCAAATACTCTCAATCATTATCATCTGCTCAACAACCACAACATTCAACAAATCACAAAGTCATCCAGAATGATGAATCACTTATTCAAATCAAGAAAAGCTTTCCCAAGCAATAAATTGACACACCCAGTAGCTTGCTTGGGCAGATAGAACAAACTCCAGTTACTCATATTCAGAACTCCAGCAAACTCATCAGTCTATACAGATGCTTCCAATAGACAAACTTACTGATCTAGCATGCTCAATCAAGAAATCATCATACAAGATCATGGCCACAAGTACCTACACTATTTCAAGCAACAAAGAGCCAATTTCATTGCTGAATTTGTCAAGGTACTCCTCACTTGCAAATACATGCTTCCCCAAAGCCTCTCTACACTTGGGGGCTTGGTTTTATTGATCCAAAGTTCCCATCTCTAGGGCTACAATTGGATATTTATCACAA encodes:
- the LOC126705902 gene encoding protein argonaute 16-like; the protein is MLKNFMIKTAHRSIEYKIIGLSDSRCKDQLFDMRVKNGDGANKGHSVAISVYDYFLQHYKIQLQYSAYMPCVDVGKPERPKYLPLELCTLIPDQRYTKALSLMQRASLAKKSRLNPQARVRTLIDAVGNQKDDPVLAEFHISIEKQLTQVEARILETPKLKVGNNEDCNPCNGRWNFNSKKLYEPTRIERWVVVNFSTPCETFLFSQELINCGRDMGIHIDQPYRLIEENSEFITEPVKRVEEMFKQVKEASMTQVQIILCVLPKRKNSGMTSFSAFISC